In Betta splendens chromosome 22, fBetSpl5.4, whole genome shotgun sequence, the following proteins share a genomic window:
- the mgaa gene encoding MAX dimerization protein MGA a isoform X1 — MGANKNRCINSCEVTSGLGLCPTELKGKPSAGGTVTRLHMANIPPRPLGDPGQVKHGPAPKDSRVNTSVVRPVNPFMGSASSKASRVLMVEVLGSLGKVPVSGPSTPPTSQRMVLKPVHTASGVQFYRRPDGKLVQLVPVSQLKSGNPNPLLQKGPPSALPAAFLPTPSVTVVKQTQPLPSINSTISSAASLSGPRSSSGPLSSSLPPLSSGPLPQIGMCTFKILPAGSNKEPIIFTCPKAPMQHLTKVVPVLDSAPVTPVRLVSLQPSPGGGAGIGAKPVSVSPAPVGSGGLLASLELATSETPTEKAPLEAATSPPPSDRNSPEPEVACGLVDLDIICVDDETMEVVNVGGLSSSETENSSDFESDVEGDKEMMTTNLTHPAKPVRRLLHNVLERKRRGQIKQLFESLKKELGLNQEKTSKVSILKKAVQVIEELRAIHRQLDRKRRRLMDRRQKYLCTIGLTKEEKKQDLHRGRCLQEKQKTNKKQAVVEVVDLLDETDENTDNTSDEELVVTKTSDIITITSDKEDEVQCVAMGKGFGRLSSDSCLMKTLEAPTDTKASRAPSSVLDTSNLTLLREKACEEIHPLQHQHRHSDLTKVCPGSGESEPMVPEKQQQQQDHNSALDEVQPSAADSKPPPIAKDTVDVITRASDQPQPPQRPPTPVSILTPVQQPHVVLQLTGPAPRLRDKTRTMPNILSRRKNRGEALSFHSLVPTEVLSLVGTALPGQPVLSLSPLIAGSAVLQTTSPATDLTNLLQLVQPQLQLQPQMLQVQHPSPLSRVATAGVDQDHTDCRPESSSLSSSHSIHNLWTSLGTGLSKPLDVVKEGAPEQQQETRGIAEVQNLTSLLDEINFLNQQTVTVATTVRVSSPVTQSKVNDHPHCSWIPQLESDSNDTVATEAQQIPGDQRTTTNSSKSSVLAPPPLLQMSVGGAKMAECSTGTGPAEGGGTEGGVAWRPMPRLVPLGLKGNQIS; from the exons ATGGGTGCCAATAAAAATCGATGCATAAATAGTTGTGAAGTAACTAGCGGTCTGGGTCTGTGTCCCACAGAGCTTAAGGGCAAGCCATCAGCCGGGGGCACAGTCACAAGGCTTCACATGGCGAACATTCCCCCAAGGCCTTTAGGTGACCCCGGACAGGTCAAACATGGCCCTGCCCCCAAAG ACTCTCGGGTCAACACTTCCGTGGTCCGACCTGTAAATCCATTCATGGGTTCGGCATCTTCTAAAGCCTCTCGGGTGTTAATGGTTGAGGTTCTGGGTTCACTTGGAAAGGTTCCTGTATCAGGTCCAAGTACCCCTCCCACCAGTCAGAGGATGGTCCTGAAGCCCGTCCACACGGCGTCCGGGGTCCAGTTCTACCGCAGACCAGATGGTAAACTGGTTCAGCTAGTTCCCGTGTCCCAACTAAAGTCAGGAAACCCAAACCCGCTGCTACAGAAAG GCCCCCCCTCTGCcctccctgctgcttttcttccaACACCATCTGTCACTGTTGTGAAACAAACTCAACCTCTGCCTTCTATAAATAGCACCATTTCCAGCGCCGCCTCTTTGTCTGGCCCTCGATCCAGTTCTGGGCCCCTCTCCTCTTCCCTACCCCCGCTTTCTTCTGGTCCCCTGCCTCAGATCGGAATGTGCACCTTTAAAATCCTACCTGCTGGATCAAACAAGGAACCAATCATCTTCACTTGTCCTAAAGCTCCTATGCAGCACCTGACAAAGGTGGTTCCGGTCCTAGACTCCGCTCCTGTAACCCCAGTGAGACTTGTCTCCCTCCAACCGTCACCAGGTGGGGGAGCTGGGATCGGGGCCAAACCGGTGAGTGTGTCTCCAGCCCCTGTTGGTTCAGGTGGGCTGTTGGCCTCTCTGGAACTTGCTACATCTGAGACCCCCACAGAGAAAGCACCCCTTGAGGCTGCAACTTCACCACCCCCATCTGACAGGAACAGTCCTGAACCAGAGGTGGCCTGTGGACTGGTGGACCTGGACATCATCTGTGTGGACGATGAGACAATGGAGGTGGTGAATGTAGGGGGGTTGTCGAGCAGTGAGACAGAGAATTCATCCGACTTTGAGTCAGATGTTGAAGGAGACAAAGAGATGATGACGACAAACCTAACACACCCAGCAAAGCCTGTAAGA CGTCTGCTTCATAATGTTCTGGAGAGGAAGCGACGTGGGCAGataaagcagctgtttgaaagtcTGAAGAAAGAACTGGGACTGAACCAGGAGAAGACGTCAAAGGTCTCCATTCTAAAGAAG GCAGTGCAGGTGATTGAAGAGCTGAGAGCGATTCACAGACAGCtggacaggaagaggaggcggctgATGGATAGGAGGCAGAAGTACCTGTGTACCATCGGCTTAACAAAAG AAGAGAAGAAGCAGGATCTCCACAGAGGTCGGTGCCTTCAGGAAaagcagaagacaaacaaaaagcaagcagtggtggaggtggtggatcTGTTGGACGAGACAGacgaaaacacagacaacacgTCTGATGAGGAGCTTGTCGTCACTAAGACGTctgacatcatcaccatcaccagt GACAAGGAGGATGAAGTTCAGTGTGTGGCCATGGGGAAAGGCTTCGGTCGGCTGAGCTCAGA TAGCTGTTTGATGAAAACACTTGAGGCTCCAACTGACACCAAAGCCTCTAGAGCTCCGAGTTCAGTGCTGGACACGAGCAATTTGACGCTTCTGAGAGAAAAG GCTTGTGAGGAGATTCACCCTCTacagcaccagcacagacacTCCGACCTCACCAAGGTCTGCCCGGGATCAG GTGAAAGTGAACCGATGGTCCcggagaaacagcagcagcaacaggatcACAACAGCGCACTTGATGAGGTGCAGCCATCTGCTGCTGATTCCAAACCTCCACCTATAGCAAAGGACACTGTTGACGTGATCACCAGGGCTTCAGACCAGCCGCAGCCTCCACAAAGGCCTCCCACCCCTGTCTCTATCCTCACACCTGTCCAGCAGCCTCACGTGGTCTTGCAGCTGACTGGCCCTGCTCCCAGGCTAAGGGACAAGACGAGGACAATGCCCAACATCTTGTCCCGCAGGAAGAACAGAG GGGAAGCTCTGTCCTTTCATTCCCTGGTACCAACAGAGGTTTTATCCCTGGTTGGTACTGCATTGCCAGGACAACCAGTCCTGTCTCTGAGCCCACTCATAGCAGGATCCGCCGTTCTGCAGACGACTTCACCAG CTACAGACTTGACAAACCttctgcagctggtccaacCACAACTGCAACTACAGCCACAGATGCTACAAGTACAACatccttctcctctttcacGGGTAGCCACCGCTGGAGTAGACCAAGACCACACCGACTGCAGACCTGAGtcctcatcattgtcatcatcacaCTCCATCCACAATTTGTGGACTTCCCTAGGCACAGGTCTGAGTAAACCGCTTGATGTTGTGAAGGAGGgagctccagagcagcagcaagagACCAGAGGCATTGCTGAGGTTCAGAATCTGACGTCCCTTCTCGATGAAATCAACTTCCTTAACCAGCAGACTGTTACCGTGGCTACAACAGTTCGTGTGTCATCACCAGTGACACAGTCTAAGGTGAACGACCACCCCCACTGTTCCTGGATCCCACAGCTGGAATCAGACTCTAATGATACTGTTGCTACGGAGGCACAGCAGATTCCTGGAGACCAAAGAACTACAACTAATAGCAGTAAGAGCAGCgtcctggccccgccccctctgcTGCAGATGAGTGTGGGTGGGGCCAAGATGGCAGAGTGTAGCACAGGTACAGGACcagcagagggggggggcacagagggAGGTGTGGCCTGGAGGCCTATGCCAAGGTTGGTTCCTCTGGGGCTCAAAGGAAACCAGATCAGCTGA
- the mgaa gene encoding MAX dimerization protein MGA a isoform X4, whose amino-acid sequence MSSTELKGKPSAGGTVTRLHMANIPPRPLGDPGQVKHGPAPKDSRVNTSVVRPVNPFMGSASSKASRVLMVEVLGSLGKVPVSGPSTPPTSQRMVLKPVHTASGVQFYRRPDGKLVQLVPVSQLKSGNPNPLLQKGPPSALPAAFLPTPSVTVVKQTQPLPSINSTISSAASLSGPRSSSGPLSSSLPPLSSGPLPQIGMCTFKILPAGSNKEPIIFTCPKAPMQHLTKVVPVLDSAPVTPVRLVSLQPSPGGGAGIGAKPVSVSPAPVGSGGLLASLELATSETPTEKAPLEAATSPPPSDRNSPEPEVACGLVDLDIICVDDETMEVVNVGGLSSSETENSSDFESDVEGDKEMMTTNLTHPAKPVRRLLHNVLERKRRGQIKQLFESLKKELGLNQEKTSKVSILKKAVQVIEELRAIHRQLDRKRRRLMDRRQKYLCTIGLTKEEKKQDLHRGRCLQEKQKTNKKQAVVEVVDLLDETDENTDNTSDEELVVTKTSDIITITSDKEDEVQCVAMGKGFGRLSSDSCLMKTLEAPTDTKASRAPSSVLDTSNLTLLREKACEEIHPLQHQHRHSDLTKVCPGSGESEPMVPEKQQQQQDHNSALDEVQPSAADSKPPPIAKDTVDVITRASDQPQPPQRPPTPVSILTPVQQPHVVLQLTGPAPRLRDKTRTMPNILSRRKNRGEALSFHSLVPTEVLSLVGTALPGQPVLSLSPLIAGSAVLQTTSPATDLTNLLQLVQPQLQLQPQMLQVQHPSPLSRVATAGVDQDHTDCRPESSSLSSSHSIHNLWTSLGTGLSKPLDVVKEGAPEQQQETRGIAEVQNLTSLLDEINFLNQQTVTVATTVRVSSPVTQSKVNDHPHCSWIPQLESDSNDTVATEAQQIPGDQRTTTNSSKSSVLAPPPLLQMSVGGAKMAECSTGTGPAEGGGTEGGVAWRPMPRLVPLGLKGNQIS is encoded by the exons ATGTCTTCTACAG AGCTTAAGGGCAAGCCATCAGCCGGGGGCACAGTCACAAGGCTTCACATGGCGAACATTCCCCCAAGGCCTTTAGGTGACCCCGGACAGGTCAAACATGGCCCTGCCCCCAAAG ACTCTCGGGTCAACACTTCCGTGGTCCGACCTGTAAATCCATTCATGGGTTCGGCATCTTCTAAAGCCTCTCGGGTGTTAATGGTTGAGGTTCTGGGTTCACTTGGAAAGGTTCCTGTATCAGGTCCAAGTACCCCTCCCACCAGTCAGAGGATGGTCCTGAAGCCCGTCCACACGGCGTCCGGGGTCCAGTTCTACCGCAGACCAGATGGTAAACTGGTTCAGCTAGTTCCCGTGTCCCAACTAAAGTCAGGAAACCCAAACCCGCTGCTACAGAAAG GCCCCCCCTCTGCcctccctgctgcttttcttccaACACCATCTGTCACTGTTGTGAAACAAACTCAACCTCTGCCTTCTATAAATAGCACCATTTCCAGCGCCGCCTCTTTGTCTGGCCCTCGATCCAGTTCTGGGCCCCTCTCCTCTTCCCTACCCCCGCTTTCTTCTGGTCCCCTGCCTCAGATCGGAATGTGCACCTTTAAAATCCTACCTGCTGGATCAAACAAGGAACCAATCATCTTCACTTGTCCTAAAGCTCCTATGCAGCACCTGACAAAGGTGGTTCCGGTCCTAGACTCCGCTCCTGTAACCCCAGTGAGACTTGTCTCCCTCCAACCGTCACCAGGTGGGGGAGCTGGGATCGGGGCCAAACCGGTGAGTGTGTCTCCAGCCCCTGTTGGTTCAGGTGGGCTGTTGGCCTCTCTGGAACTTGCTACATCTGAGACCCCCACAGAGAAAGCACCCCTTGAGGCTGCAACTTCACCACCCCCATCTGACAGGAACAGTCCTGAACCAGAGGTGGCCTGTGGACTGGTGGACCTGGACATCATCTGTGTGGACGATGAGACAATGGAGGTGGTGAATGTAGGGGGGTTGTCGAGCAGTGAGACAGAGAATTCATCCGACTTTGAGTCAGATGTTGAAGGAGACAAAGAGATGATGACGACAAACCTAACACACCCAGCAAAGCCTGTAAGA CGTCTGCTTCATAATGTTCTGGAGAGGAAGCGACGTGGGCAGataaagcagctgtttgaaagtcTGAAGAAAGAACTGGGACTGAACCAGGAGAAGACGTCAAAGGTCTCCATTCTAAAGAAG GCAGTGCAGGTGATTGAAGAGCTGAGAGCGATTCACAGACAGCtggacaggaagaggaggcggctgATGGATAGGAGGCAGAAGTACCTGTGTACCATCGGCTTAACAAAAG AAGAGAAGAAGCAGGATCTCCACAGAGGTCGGTGCCTTCAGGAAaagcagaagacaaacaaaaagcaagcagtggtggaggtggtggatcTGTTGGACGAGACAGacgaaaacacagacaacacgTCTGATGAGGAGCTTGTCGTCACTAAGACGTctgacatcatcaccatcaccagt GACAAGGAGGATGAAGTTCAGTGTGTGGCCATGGGGAAAGGCTTCGGTCGGCTGAGCTCAGA TAGCTGTTTGATGAAAACACTTGAGGCTCCAACTGACACCAAAGCCTCTAGAGCTCCGAGTTCAGTGCTGGACACGAGCAATTTGACGCTTCTGAGAGAAAAG GCTTGTGAGGAGATTCACCCTCTacagcaccagcacagacacTCCGACCTCACCAAGGTCTGCCCGGGATCAG GTGAAAGTGAACCGATGGTCCcggagaaacagcagcagcaacaggatcACAACAGCGCACTTGATGAGGTGCAGCCATCTGCTGCTGATTCCAAACCTCCACCTATAGCAAAGGACACTGTTGACGTGATCACCAGGGCTTCAGACCAGCCGCAGCCTCCACAAAGGCCTCCCACCCCTGTCTCTATCCTCACACCTGTCCAGCAGCCTCACGTGGTCTTGCAGCTGACTGGCCCTGCTCCCAGGCTAAGGGACAAGACGAGGACAATGCCCAACATCTTGTCCCGCAGGAAGAACAGAG GGGAAGCTCTGTCCTTTCATTCCCTGGTACCAACAGAGGTTTTATCCCTGGTTGGTACTGCATTGCCAGGACAACCAGTCCTGTCTCTGAGCCCACTCATAGCAGGATCCGCCGTTCTGCAGACGACTTCACCAG CTACAGACTTGACAAACCttctgcagctggtccaacCACAACTGCAACTACAGCCACAGATGCTACAAGTACAACatccttctcctctttcacGGGTAGCCACCGCTGGAGTAGACCAAGACCACACCGACTGCAGACCTGAGtcctcatcattgtcatcatcacaCTCCATCCACAATTTGTGGACTTCCCTAGGCACAGGTCTGAGTAAACCGCTTGATGTTGTGAAGGAGGgagctccagagcagcagcaagagACCAGAGGCATTGCTGAGGTTCAGAATCTGACGTCCCTTCTCGATGAAATCAACTTCCTTAACCAGCAGACTGTTACCGTGGCTACAACAGTTCGTGTGTCATCACCAGTGACACAGTCTAAGGTGAACGACCACCCCCACTGTTCCTGGATCCCACAGCTGGAATCAGACTCTAATGATACTGTTGCTACGGAGGCACAGCAGATTCCTGGAGACCAAAGAACTACAACTAATAGCAGTAAGAGCAGCgtcctggccccgccccctctgcTGCAGATGAGTGTGGGTGGGGCCAAGATGGCAGAGTGTAGCACAGGTACAGGACcagcagagggggggggcacagagggAGGTGTGGCCTGGAGGCCTATGCCAAGGTTGGTTCCTCTGGGGCTCAAAGGAAACCAGATCAGCTGA
- the mgaa gene encoding MAX dimerization protein MGA a isoform X3, with amino-acid sequence MGANKNRCINSCEVTSGLGLCPTELKGKPSAGGTVTRLHMANIPPRPLGDPGQVKHGPAPKDSRVNTSVVRPVNPFMGSASSKASRVLMVEVLGSLGKVPVSGPSTPPTSQRMVLKPVHTASGVQFYRRPDGKLVQLVPVSQLKSGNPNPLLQKGPPSALPAAFLPTPSVTVVKQTQPLPSINSTISSAASLSGPRSSSGPLSSSLPPLSSGPLPQIGMCTFKILPAGSNKEPIIFTCPKAPMQHLTKVVPVLDSAPVTPVRLVSLQPSPGGGAGIGAKPVSVSPAPVGSGGLLASLELATSETPTEKAPLEAATSPPPSDRNSPEPEVACGLVDLDIICVDDETMEVVNVGGLSSSETENSSDFESDVEGDKEMMTTNLTHPAKPRLLHNVLERKRRGQIKQLFESLKKELGLNQEKTSKVSILKKAVQVIEELRAIHRQLDRKRRRLMDRRQKYLCTIGLTKEEKKQDLHRGRCLQEKQKTNKKQAVVEVVDLLDETDENTDNTSDEELVVTKTSDIITITSDKEDEVQCVAMGKGFGRLSSDSCLMKTLEAPTDTKASRAPSSVLDTSNLTLLREKACEEIHPLQHQHRHSDLTKVCPGSGESEPMVPEKQQQQQDHNSALDEVQPSAADSKPPPIAKDTVDVITRASDQPQPPQRPPTPVSILTPVQQPHVVLQLTGPAPRLRDKTRTMPNILSRRKNRGEALSFHSLVPTEVLSLVGTALPGQPVLSLSPLIAGSAVLQTTSPATDLTNLLQLVQPQLQLQPQMLQVQHPSPLSRVATAGVDQDHTDCRPESSSLSSSHSIHNLWTSLGTGLSKPLDVVKEGAPEQQQETRGIAEVQNLTSLLDEINFLNQQTVTVATTVRVSSPVTQSKVNDHPHCSWIPQLESDSNDTVATEAQQIPGDQRTTTNSSKSSVLAPPPLLQMSVGGAKMAECSTGTGPAEGGGTEGGVAWRPMPRLVPLGLKGNQIS; translated from the exons ATGGGTGCCAATAAAAATCGATGCATAAATAGTTGTGAAGTAACTAGCGGTCTGGGTCTGTGTCCCACAGAGCTTAAGGGCAAGCCATCAGCCGGGGGCACAGTCACAAGGCTTCACATGGCGAACATTCCCCCAAGGCCTTTAGGTGACCCCGGACAGGTCAAACATGGCCCTGCCCCCAAAG ACTCTCGGGTCAACACTTCCGTGGTCCGACCTGTAAATCCATTCATGGGTTCGGCATCTTCTAAAGCCTCTCGGGTGTTAATGGTTGAGGTTCTGGGTTCACTTGGAAAGGTTCCTGTATCAGGTCCAAGTACCCCTCCCACCAGTCAGAGGATGGTCCTGAAGCCCGTCCACACGGCGTCCGGGGTCCAGTTCTACCGCAGACCAGATGGTAAACTGGTTCAGCTAGTTCCCGTGTCCCAACTAAAGTCAGGAAACCCAAACCCGCTGCTACAGAAAG GCCCCCCCTCTGCcctccctgctgcttttcttccaACACCATCTGTCACTGTTGTGAAACAAACTCAACCTCTGCCTTCTATAAATAGCACCATTTCCAGCGCCGCCTCTTTGTCTGGCCCTCGATCCAGTTCTGGGCCCCTCTCCTCTTCCCTACCCCCGCTTTCTTCTGGTCCCCTGCCTCAGATCGGAATGTGCACCTTTAAAATCCTACCTGCTGGATCAAACAAGGAACCAATCATCTTCACTTGTCCTAAAGCTCCTATGCAGCACCTGACAAAGGTGGTTCCGGTCCTAGACTCCGCTCCTGTAACCCCAGTGAGACTTGTCTCCCTCCAACCGTCACCAGGTGGGGGAGCTGGGATCGGGGCCAAACCGGTGAGTGTGTCTCCAGCCCCTGTTGGTTCAGGTGGGCTGTTGGCCTCTCTGGAACTTGCTACATCTGAGACCCCCACAGAGAAAGCACCCCTTGAGGCTGCAACTTCACCACCCCCATCTGACAGGAACAGTCCTGAACCAGAGGTGGCCTGTGGACTGGTGGACCTGGACATCATCTGTGTGGACGATGAGACAATGGAGGTGGTGAATGTAGGGGGGTTGTCGAGCAGTGAGACAGAGAATTCATCCGACTTTGAGTCAGATGTTGAAGGAGACAAAGAGATGATGACGACAAACCTAACACACCCAGCAAAGCCT CGTCTGCTTCATAATGTTCTGGAGAGGAAGCGACGTGGGCAGataaagcagctgtttgaaagtcTGAAGAAAGAACTGGGACTGAACCAGGAGAAGACGTCAAAGGTCTCCATTCTAAAGAAG GCAGTGCAGGTGATTGAAGAGCTGAGAGCGATTCACAGACAGCtggacaggaagaggaggcggctgATGGATAGGAGGCAGAAGTACCTGTGTACCATCGGCTTAACAAAAG AAGAGAAGAAGCAGGATCTCCACAGAGGTCGGTGCCTTCAGGAAaagcagaagacaaacaaaaagcaagcagtggtggaggtggtggatcTGTTGGACGAGACAGacgaaaacacagacaacacgTCTGATGAGGAGCTTGTCGTCACTAAGACGTctgacatcatcaccatcaccagt GACAAGGAGGATGAAGTTCAGTGTGTGGCCATGGGGAAAGGCTTCGGTCGGCTGAGCTCAGA TAGCTGTTTGATGAAAACACTTGAGGCTCCAACTGACACCAAAGCCTCTAGAGCTCCGAGTTCAGTGCTGGACACGAGCAATTTGACGCTTCTGAGAGAAAAG GCTTGTGAGGAGATTCACCCTCTacagcaccagcacagacacTCCGACCTCACCAAGGTCTGCCCGGGATCAG GTGAAAGTGAACCGATGGTCCcggagaaacagcagcagcaacaggatcACAACAGCGCACTTGATGAGGTGCAGCCATCTGCTGCTGATTCCAAACCTCCACCTATAGCAAAGGACACTGTTGACGTGATCACCAGGGCTTCAGACCAGCCGCAGCCTCCACAAAGGCCTCCCACCCCTGTCTCTATCCTCACACCTGTCCAGCAGCCTCACGTGGTCTTGCAGCTGACTGGCCCTGCTCCCAGGCTAAGGGACAAGACGAGGACAATGCCCAACATCTTGTCCCGCAGGAAGAACAGAG GGGAAGCTCTGTCCTTTCATTCCCTGGTACCAACAGAGGTTTTATCCCTGGTTGGTACTGCATTGCCAGGACAACCAGTCCTGTCTCTGAGCCCACTCATAGCAGGATCCGCCGTTCTGCAGACGACTTCACCAG CTACAGACTTGACAAACCttctgcagctggtccaacCACAACTGCAACTACAGCCACAGATGCTACAAGTACAACatccttctcctctttcacGGGTAGCCACCGCTGGAGTAGACCAAGACCACACCGACTGCAGACCTGAGtcctcatcattgtcatcatcacaCTCCATCCACAATTTGTGGACTTCCCTAGGCACAGGTCTGAGTAAACCGCTTGATGTTGTGAAGGAGGgagctccagagcagcagcaagagACCAGAGGCATTGCTGAGGTTCAGAATCTGACGTCCCTTCTCGATGAAATCAACTTCCTTAACCAGCAGACTGTTACCGTGGCTACAACAGTTCGTGTGTCATCACCAGTGACACAGTCTAAGGTGAACGACCACCCCCACTGTTCCTGGATCCCACAGCTGGAATCAGACTCTAATGATACTGTTGCTACGGAGGCACAGCAGATTCCTGGAGACCAAAGAACTACAACTAATAGCAGTAAGAGCAGCgtcctggccccgccccctctgcTGCAGATGAGTGTGGGTGGGGCCAAGATGGCAGAGTGTAGCACAGGTACAGGACcagcagagggggggggcacagagggAGGTGTGGCCTGGAGGCCTATGCCAAGGTTGGTTCCTCTGGGGCTCAAAGGAAACCAGATCAGCTGA